The Deinococcus betulae DNA window ACCCCGGCCGAGACCGGCTGTGGCGCGGGGGCCGCCTCACCGCGCCGCAGCTCCCGCAGCACCTCGTTCACGCGCCGAGTCACCTCGGGCAGCGGCAGCAGGCCGTACACAAACACCGTGAGGTTGGCCGGCACGTAGTGCTGCGCGTGGTAGGCCCGCACGGCCTGCACCGTGAGGTCTGACAGGGCTTCAGGTGTGCCGCCCGATTGCCAGGCGTAGGGCGAGCCCGGAAACAGCGCCGCGCCGGCCGCTTCGCGCAGCCGCCGCGCCGGGTGGGCCTGCGCCCCACGCATCTCATTCAGGATGACGCCGCCCAGCGAGCCGTCGGCCTGCACGCGCCACGCTTCTTGCCGGAACGCTCCGTCTTCCAGCAGCGGATGAAAGGCCGCGTCCAGCAGGAAGTCCAGGGTCTCCAGCAGGTCGCCGGGCACCGTGCCAGAGGCCGTGAACGCCGTCCAGTCGCGGGTGGTGCTGGCATTCAGGTAATCCAGCAGTTGCCAGCGCTGCCACGCCTGAAAGGCGTCCCGGCCGGGAAAGCGCCGCGAACCCATCAGCACCAGATGTTCCAGAACGTGTGGGTGCCCCGCGTCACTCCAGGCGGGTGTGCGGAACGAGACGCTCAGGGCGCTGCTTTCGTCAGGCGCCGCCACGTGCAGCAGCCGCGCGCCGCTCTCGTGCCGGTACTCTCCGAACGACCCGCCCAGGACCGGCAGGGGGCGCAGCCGCTCCAGGCGGAACCCATGCAGGTGGGCGGCCGGGGGGCAGGGGGGCGTCATCAGTAGCTCCCCAGCAGACCGCGTGTCCGTACCGCGCGGTCGGCGCGGCGGAACACCTGCATGCCCAGCCCAAACCACAGCGCGCCGCCGATCAGCATGACAGCCGCACTCAGGAGGCTCGGGGCGCTGCCGTCCACCATGACAGTCCGCACGCCTGCCGCGCCCGGCACCATCGGCAGCAGCGAAAGCAGGGGGAACAGGGCGGGGGCCGTCTTCTCAAACGGCGTCATCACCACGAACAGCAGCGCAAAATTGGCCAGGTTCAGCAGCTGCTGAATGCGCTTGGCGCCCAGGGCCAGCGCCCCAAACATAAAGGCCAGCCCAAATGCGCCCATCAGCGCCGAGGCGACCGGCACGATCAACCAGGGACTCAGGTGCAGGCGCGTACCCGTGACCAGGCAGATGACACTCAGGACCACCGCGTTCATCAGCAGGGTCCACACCACCCGCGTCAGGCTGCGCAGCACGAACACCCGCGTCAGCCCAAAGCGGGACAGGCAGATCTGCTCCAGCGTGCCGGTCTGCGCCTCATTTTGCGCGTCCATGCTCACGTCGGCCAGCACGAACAGAATCAGCGACCACAGCACGTAGCCCACGACCACGCTGTCCAGCCGCTCTCCGAAACTGCTCATGCCCGACACGTACCGCGTGCTGAAAAACAGTCCCAGAAACACGACCGTCAGGCCCAGCACGCTGCCCACCGTATTGCCCAGGTAGCGGCGCATCAGGATGACCGAGCGCAGCCACTCGGCTTGAAAAAGGCGCGCGGCGTCACGC harbors:
- a CDS encoding ABC transporter permease; amino-acid sequence: MRDAARLFQAEWLRSVILMRRYLGNTVGSVLGLTVVFLGLFFSTRYVSGMSSFGERLDSVVVGYVLWSLILFVLADVSMDAQNEAQTGTLEQICLSRFGLTRVFVLRSLTRVVWTLLMNAVVLSVICLVTGTRLHLSPWLIVPVASALMGAFGLAFMFGALALGAKRIQQLLNLANFALLFVVMTPFEKTAPALFPLLSLLPMVPGAAGVRTVMVDGSAPSLLSAAVMLIGGALWFGLGMQVFRRADRAVRTRGLLGSY